One Cellulomonas taurus genomic region harbors:
- a CDS encoding TlpA family protein disulfide reductase, which translates to MPAAPLTAADLGAPLGDRLTFLQFSTGFCAPCRAARRVLDRVVDTSEGVAHVEVDVADHAELAERFAVTATPLVVVLDPQGAPLARLAGVPSLAQARAAVSTLG; encoded by the coding sequence ATGCCCGCCGCACCGCTGACCGCCGCCGACCTCGGTGCCCCGCTCGGCGACCGCCTGACGTTCCTGCAGTTCTCCACCGGCTTCTGCGCCCCGTGCCGGGCCGCCCGTCGGGTGCTGGACCGGGTGGTCGACACCAGCGAGGGCGTGGCGCACGTCGAGGTCGATGTCGCCGATCACGCCGAGCTGGCCGAGCGGTTCGCGGTCACCGCCACGCCGTTGGTCGTGGTGCTGGACCCGCAGGGTGCCCCGCTGGCCCGCCTGGCCGGTGTCCCGAGCCTGGCGCAGGCTCGCGCGGCCGTCAGCACCCTGGGCTGA
- the dapF gene encoding diaminopimelate epimerase, which translates to MTAPLHVTKGHGTQNDFVLLDGRTTPPLDTALVRSLADRRAGIGADGVIRLTASAELPEGAALLRTEPGAVWFMDYRNGDGSIAEMCGNGVRVVADYARSLGMWDPAAGDLVLGTRAGVRRVRRVEPPTGSPAADWYAVDMGEWHLPAGQQAAAVGADAEVTVAGLAVPRPALSVDLGNPHTVLALADEAELAAADLTAAPDVRPVPPHGTNVELVVPLGETVDQDGTPVGRLRMRVHERGVGETRSCGTGACAAALAVRTWAGDGSPAVWLVDVPGGTVRVTALPGGRVELAGPAVLVAELYVDLDALAAV; encoded by the coding sequence ATGACCGCCCCGTTGCACGTCACCAAGGGTCACGGCACGCAGAACGACTTCGTGTTGCTGGACGGCCGGACCACCCCGCCGCTGGACACCGCGCTGGTGCGCTCGCTCGCCGACCGCCGCGCCGGGATCGGTGCGGACGGCGTGATCCGCTTGACCGCCTCCGCCGAGCTGCCCGAGGGGGCCGCGCTGCTGCGCACCGAGCCGGGGGCGGTCTGGTTCATGGACTACCGCAACGGCGACGGATCGATCGCGGAGATGTGCGGCAACGGGGTGCGGGTGGTGGCCGACTACGCCCGGTCGCTGGGCATGTGGGACCCGGCCGCCGGTGACCTGGTGCTCGGCACCCGTGCTGGGGTGCGCCGGGTGCGTCGGGTCGAGCCGCCGACCGGATCGCCGGCGGCCGACTGGTACGCGGTCGACATGGGGGAGTGGCACCTGCCCGCCGGTCAGCAGGCGGCCGCTGTCGGTGCCGACGCCGAGGTGACGGTGGCCGGGCTCGCCGTGCCCCGCCCGGCGCTGAGCGTCGACCTGGGCAACCCGCATACCGTGCTGGCGCTGGCCGACGAGGCCGAGCTCGCCGCCGCCGACCTGACGGCCGCGCCCGATGTGCGACCGGTGCCGCCGCACGGCACGAACGTCGAACTGGTGGTGCCGCTGGGGGAGACGGTGGACCAGGACGGGACGCCGGTCGGTCGGCTCCGGATGCGGGTGCACGAACGCGGGGTGGGCGAGACCCGGTCCTGCGGCACCGGGGCCTGCGCAGCGGCGCTCGCGGTCCGCACCTGGGCGGGGGACGGATCGCCCGCGGTGTGGTTGGTGGACGTGCCCGGCGGCACGGTGCGCGTCACCGCGCTTCCCGGCGGCCGGGTGGAGCTCGCCGGACCCGCGGTGCTGGTCGCCGAGCTGTACGTGGACCTCGACGCCCTGGCCGCGGTCTGA
- the miaA gene encoding tRNA (adenosine(37)-N6)-dimethylallyltransferase MiaA yields the protein MSVIVAVVGPTATGKSDLALDLAERLDGEIVNADALQFYRGMDIGTAKLPAAERRGIPHHQLDVLDPAEDATVATYQAAARADVTAIEQRGHRAVVVGGSGLYLRALLDQIDFPGTDPQVRAALEERAERDGTRALYTELHAADPVAAASIGPRNTRRIVRALEVIALTGQPYSANLPGHDYHRPAVQIGLDCDRGELDRRIELRVDRMWQDGLVEEVRELLARGGIGRTAARAVGYAEVLAALRGEITLDEAREQIVAGTRRLARKQMGWFGRDPRVHWLDARDPALVDRALALVAAADAGTLGPATADPAPRRSLGS from the coding sequence ATGAGCGTGATCGTCGCCGTCGTCGGCCCCACCGCCACCGGCAAGTCCGACCTGGCCCTCGACCTCGCCGAGCGCCTCGACGGTGAGATCGTCAACGCGGACGCGTTGCAGTTCTACCGCGGGATGGACATCGGCACCGCGAAGCTCCCGGCCGCCGAGCGGCGGGGTATCCCACACCACCAGCTGGACGTGCTCGACCCCGCCGAGGACGCCACGGTCGCGACCTACCAGGCGGCCGCACGCGCCGACGTGACGGCGATCGAGCAGCGGGGTCACCGCGCCGTCGTGGTCGGGGGGTCCGGGCTCTATCTGCGGGCGCTGCTGGACCAGATCGACTTCCCGGGCACCGATCCGCAGGTCCGGGCGGCCCTGGAGGAACGCGCCGAACGCGACGGCACCCGCGCGCTGTACACCGAGCTGCACGCCGCGGACCCGGTCGCCGCCGCGTCGATCGGTCCCCGCAACACCCGGCGGATCGTCCGGGCGCTGGAGGTCATCGCGCTGACCGGGCAGCCGTACTCCGCCAACCTCCCCGGCCACGACTACCACCGACCGGCCGTCCAGATCGGCCTGGACTGCGACCGCGGGGAACTGGACCGCCGGATCGAGTTGCGGGTGGACCGGATGTGGCAGGACGGACTCGTCGAGGAGGTCCGCGAGCTGCTGGCCCGGGGCGGGATCGGCCGCACCGCCGCCCGCGCCGTGGGCTACGCGGAGGTGCTGGCCGCACTGCGCGGGGAGATCACCCTGGACGAGGCCCGGGAGCAGATCGTCGCGGGCACCCGGCGGCTGGCCCGCAAGCAGATGGGGTGGTTCGGTCGTGACCCCCGGGTGCACTGGCTGGACGCCCGGGACCCCGCGCTGGTGGACCGGGCCCTGGCGCTGGTGGCCGCCGCCGACGCGGGCACCCTCGGACCGGCCACGGCGGACCCGGCGCCGCGCCGTAGTCTGGGGTCATGA
- a CDS encoding HSP90 family protein yields the protein MSESKAFQVDLHGVVDLLARHLYSGERVYLRELMQNGVDAITARRRLDPDAPATVRIRPLPDGALAVTDSGVGLTAAEAEELLATVGRSSKRDADLGLARQEYLGQFGIGLLSAFMVADRIELTSRSARDPQAPAVRWIGHADGSYELTELPADADVPAGSTVLLRPRRDAEHWLEVGTVVALAEEFGSLLPVDLAVEVPLEDGTAARVWRRISEPALPWQVEYPDAGRRAAALTRYCERALGFTPLAAIDLDVPLAGVSGVAYVLPTAVPPGGSGAHRVYLKRMLLGTRVEGLLPEWAFFVRCVIDASGLRPTASREQLYSDEVLLATQEALAASIRSWLLTTLESDSGQAAQFVRTHHLAVRSLALTDDTMLDLAARILPYETTDGQLTLDEVAEQHGAVVYAATLEEYKRIAPVARAQGMAVVNAGYVYDADLLARLAQRRPGTVRPLATGDIAQVLSPVTPERELATLDAVAAGNTVLADQDCELVLRTFEPAELPAVLLHDRDGDHQRALRRTQAEADDLWGDVLSGFAQPVAARQLVLNDAAPLVRDLLAAPPGEVFEAGLRSLYVSALLLAGEPLRARESELMTGSMAALLRAGLAGTLPPRTDDPEKDHR from the coding sequence ATGAGCGAGAGCAAGGCGTTCCAGGTCGACCTGCACGGGGTGGTCGACCTGCTGGCCCGGCACCTGTACTCCGGCGAGCGGGTGTACCTGCGCGAACTGATGCAGAACGGGGTGGACGCGATCACCGCGCGCCGCCGCCTGGACCCCGATGCCCCGGCCACGGTGCGGATCCGCCCGCTGCCGGACGGTGCGCTGGCGGTCACCGACTCCGGCGTGGGGCTGACCGCCGCCGAGGCCGAGGAACTGCTCGCCACCGTCGGCCGCTCGTCCAAGCGGGACGCCGACCTCGGGCTGGCCCGCCAGGAGTACCTGGGGCAGTTCGGCATCGGACTGCTGTCGGCCTTCATGGTCGCGGACCGGATCGAGCTCACCTCCCGGTCCGCGCGCGACCCGCAGGCCCCCGCCGTGCGGTGGATCGGGCACGCCGACGGGTCCTACGAGCTGACCGAACTGCCCGCCGACGCCGACGTGCCGGCCGGTTCCACCGTGCTGCTGCGCCCGCGCCGGGACGCCGAGCACTGGCTCGAGGTCGGCACCGTCGTGGCCCTGGCCGAGGAGTTCGGCTCGCTGCTGCCGGTCGACCTGGCGGTGGAGGTGCCCCTGGAGGACGGGACGGCCGCCCGGGTGTGGCGCCGGATCTCCGAGCCCGCGCTGCCCTGGCAGGTCGAGTACCCCGACGCTGGTCGCCGCGCCGCCGCCCTCACCCGGTACTGCGAGCGGGCGCTCGGCTTCACCCCGCTGGCCGCCATCGACCTGGACGTGCCGCTGGCCGGGGTCAGTGGCGTCGCCTACGTGCTGCCCACCGCGGTGCCGCCGGGCGGTTCCGGGGCGCACCGGGTCTATCTCAAGCGGATGCTGCTGGGCACCCGGGTCGAGGGCCTGCTGCCGGAGTGGGCGTTCTTCGTCCGGTGCGTGATCGACGCCTCCGGCCTGCGGCCCACCGCCTCGCGCGAGCAGCTCTACTCCGACGAGGTGTTGCTGGCGACGCAGGAGGCGCTGGCCGCGTCGATCCGGAGCTGGCTGCTGACCACCCTGGAATCGGATTCGGGTCAGGCGGCCCAGTTCGTCCGGACCCACCACCTCGCCGTGCGTTCCCTGGCGCTCACCGACGACACCATGCTGGACCTGGCCGCCCGGATCCTGCCCTACGAGACCACCGACGGACAGCTCACCCTGGACGAGGTGGCCGAGCAGCACGGGGCGGTGGTCTACGCCGCGACCCTGGAGGAGTACAAGCGGATCGCCCCGGTCGCCCGAGCCCAGGGCATGGCGGTGGTCAACGCCGGATACGTCTACGACGCCGATCTGCTGGCACGCCTGGCCCAGCGCCGGCCCGGCACGGTGCGCCCGCTGGCCACCGGCGACATCGCCCAGGTGCTCAGCCCCGTGACCCCCGAGCGCGAACTCGCCACCCTGGACGCGGTGGCCGCCGGGAACACCGTGCTGGCCGACCAGGACTGCGAACTGGTGCTGCGCACCTTCGAACCCGCCGAGCTGCCCGCGGTCCTGCTGCACGACCGGGACGGCGACCACCAGCGTGCGCTGCGGCGCACCCAGGCGGAGGCCGACGACCTGTGGGGCGACGTGCTCTCCGGTTTCGCGCAGCCGGTGGCCGCCCGCCAGCTGGTGCTCAACGACGCCGCCCCGCTGGTGCGCGACCTGCTGGCCGCGCCGCCGGGGGAGGTCTTCGAGGCCGGGCTGCGCTCGCTGTACGTCTCCGCCCTACTGCTGGCCGGTGAGCCGCTGCGCGCCCGCGAGTCCGAGCTGATGACCGGTTCGATGGCGGCCCTGCTCCGCGCCGGTCTGGCCGGCACCCTCCCTCCCCGCACCGACGACCCCGAGAAGGACCACCGATGA
- a CDS encoding YbjN domain-containing protein, producing MGFFTKPDATPAGALAPLTKDRMKAVLDSREMNYGVDDDGDIGGYWDGHLFFFFQLGQNGEYLQTRGRWNRKVGVDQLAAVTEAVNEWNATKLWPKVYVRVEDEVLGVYGEHTVDYEAGLTDEQLDQHLACGIMTTLQFFEQLDEAYPAEAAVAKAEYDAE from the coding sequence ATGGGCTTCTTCACCAAGCCGGACGCCACCCCCGCGGGTGCGCTGGCCCCGCTGACCAAGGACCGGATGAAGGCGGTGTTGGACAGCCGTGAGATGAACTACGGCGTCGACGACGACGGCGACATCGGTGGTTACTGGGACGGGCACCTGTTCTTCTTCTTCCAGCTCGGCCAGAACGGGGAGTACCTGCAGACCCGTGGCCGCTGGAACCGCAAGGTCGGCGTCGACCAGCTCGCCGCGGTGACCGAGGCGGTCAACGAGTGGAACGCCACCAAGCTGTGGCCGAAGGTCTACGTCCGGGTCGAGGACGAGGTGCTCGGCGTCTACGGCGAGCACACCGTCGACTACGAGGCCGGGCTCACCGACGAGCAGCTCGACCAGCACCTGGCCTGCGGCATCATGACCACGCTGCAGTTCTTCGAGCAGCTGGACGAGGCATACCCGGCCGAGGCCGCGGTGGCGAAGGCCGAGTACGACGCCGAGTGA
- a CDS encoding YbjN domain-containing protein: MGLFRNRRRPTTSGDARGGMLDAALLDGRPTPLATERIIAWLKDNDFHYFTDDDGDIGGLWKGRLFFFFLLGEKQEILQIRGQWHRDIALERLHEVLDVCEEWNAERIWPKAYARVRDNGMVNVVAETSTDLEHGVTQEQLDQLLSCGLSSANSFFDSIDQLYPDPAAVAP; encoded by the coding sequence ATGGGTCTCTTCCGGAACCGCCGGCGGCCGACCACATCGGGCGACGCACGGGGTGGGATGCTCGACGCCGCCCTGCTGGACGGCCGTCCGACGCCGCTGGCCACCGAGCGGATCATCGCCTGGCTGAAGGACAACGACTTCCACTACTTCACCGATGACGACGGCGACATCGGCGGCCTATGGAAGGGTCGGCTGTTCTTCTTCTTCCTGCTCGGCGAGAAGCAGGAGATCCTGCAGATCCGCGGCCAGTGGCACCGGGACATCGCCCTCGAGCGCCTGCACGAGGTGCTCGACGTGTGCGAGGAGTGGAACGCCGAGCGGATCTGGCCCAAGGCCTACGCCCGGGTGCGGGACAACGGCATGGTGAACGTGGTGGCCGAGACGTCCACCGACCTGGAGCACGGTGTTACTCAGGAGCAACTCGATCAGCTCCTCTCGTGCGGCCTGAGCAGCGCGAACAGCTTCTTCGACAGCATCGACCAGCTGTACCCCGACCCCGCGGCGGTGGCCCCGTGA
- a CDS encoding YbjN domain-containing protein produces MTGPGWLSRVLGAQQTPTRPAQARPTTLTQDRVAAALSAHDYHFRVDDDGDLTGVWNQNRFWFFLLGDEQEVLQVRGRWHRQLPVEARRSASLALNDWNRDRIWPKLYLREEQGQLALYSEVSTDLERGVTAEQLDQLISCGLGTGVQAFEALDGLLPPVG; encoded by the coding sequence GTGACCGGCCCGGGCTGGCTGTCCCGGGTGCTCGGCGCGCAGCAGACCCCGACCCGCCCCGCGCAGGCCCGACCGACCACGCTCACCCAGGACCGGGTCGCCGCCGCGCTCAGCGCGCACGACTACCACTTCCGGGTGGACGACGACGGCGACCTGACGGGGGTGTGGAACCAGAACCGGTTCTGGTTCTTCCTGCTCGGCGACGAGCAGGAGGTGTTGCAGGTCCGGGGTCGCTGGCACCGGCAGCTGCCGGTCGAGGCCCGCCGCTCGGCGTCGCTGGCGCTCAACGACTGGAACCGGGACCGGATCTGGCCCAAGCTCTACCTGCGCGAGGAGCAGGGCCAGCTGGCGTTGTACTCCGAGGTCTCCACCGACCTGGAACGCGGGGTGACCGCTGAGCAGCTGGACCAGCTGATCTCCTGCGGACTGGGCACCGGGGTGCAGGCGTTCGAGGCACTGGACGGGTTGCTGCCCCCGGTCGGCTGA
- the miaB gene encoding tRNA (N6-isopentenyl adenosine(37)-C2)-methylthiotransferase MiaB — protein sequence MSTMTPPAADQATRTYLVKTLGCQMNVHDSEHMAGLLEQAGYVAASPEAAAAEEADVIVINTCAVRENAADRLYGNLGRLAGIKRHRPGMQIAVGGCLAQKDRTGIVERAPWVDVVFGTHNLDVLPVLLDRARHNQDAAVEIAESLQVFPSTLPTKRESAYAGWVSISVGCNNTCTFCIVPHLRGKERDRRPGDVLAEVQALVDQGAIEVTLLGQNVNSYGVEFGDRGAFAKLLRAAGATPGLERLRFTSPHPASFTDDVIAAMAETPTVMPSLHMPLQSGSDRILRAMRRSYRSAKFLGILERVRAAMPEAAITTDIIVGFPGETEEDFAETLRVVEESRFSSAFTFQYSIRPGTPAADLPDQLPKAVVQERYERLTALQDRIALEEMQAQVGRTVEVLMAEGEGRKDGATHRLSGRAADNRLVHVALPSELAEADRPRPGDLVTVEVTRAAPHFLVADSGLTGGGFAVRRTRAGDAWARGDEHSHGEAGDACGTGAPAGPVLLGLPTLK from the coding sequence ATGAGCACGATGACGCCCCCCGCTGCCGACCAGGCGACCCGCACGTACCTGGTCAAGACCCTCGGCTGCCAGATGAACGTCCACGACTCCGAGCACATGGCCGGACTGCTGGAGCAGGCGGGCTATGTGGCCGCGAGCCCGGAGGCCGCTGCCGCCGAGGAGGCCGACGTCATCGTCATCAACACCTGCGCGGTGCGGGAGAACGCCGCCGACCGGCTGTACGGCAACCTGGGACGGCTCGCCGGGATCAAGCGTCACCGGCCCGGGATGCAGATCGCCGTCGGTGGCTGCCTCGCGCAGAAGGACCGGACCGGCATCGTCGAGCGCGCCCCGTGGGTGGACGTGGTCTTCGGCACCCACAACCTCGACGTGCTGCCGGTGCTGCTGGACCGCGCCCGGCACAACCAGGACGCCGCGGTGGAGATCGCCGAGTCGTTGCAGGTGTTCCCCTCCACGCTGCCGACCAAGCGCGAGTCGGCCTACGCGGGCTGGGTGTCCATCAGCGTGGGCTGCAACAACACCTGCACCTTCTGCATCGTGCCGCACCTGCGGGGCAAGGAGCGCGACCGGCGGCCCGGCGACGTGCTCGCCGAGGTGCAGGCGCTGGTCGACCAGGGCGCGATCGAGGTGACCCTGCTCGGGCAGAACGTGAACTCCTACGGCGTCGAGTTCGGTGACCGGGGAGCGTTCGCCAAGCTGCTGCGGGCCGCCGGTGCCACCCCCGGGCTGGAGCGGCTGCGGTTCACCTCCCCGCACCCGGCCTCCTTCACCGACGACGTGATCGCGGCGATGGCCGAGACCCCCACCGTGATGCCCAGCCTGCACATGCCGTTGCAGTCCGGTTCGGACCGGATCCTGCGGGCGATGCGCCGCTCTTACCGCTCGGCCAAGTTCCTCGGCATCCTGGAGCGGGTCCGGGCGGCGATGCCGGAGGCGGCGATCACCACCGACATCATCGTGGGCTTCCCGGGGGAGACCGAGGAGGACTTCGCCGAGACCCTGCGGGTGGTCGAGGAGAGCCGGTTCTCCTCCGCCTTCACCTTCCAGTACTCGATCCGGCCCGGCACCCCCGCGGCGGACCTGCCGGACCAGCTGCCGAAGGCCGTGGTGCAGGAGCGCTACGAGCGGCTCACCGCCCTGCAGGACCGGATCGCGCTGGAGGAGATGCAGGCGCAGGTCGGCCGCACCGTCGAGGTGCTGATGGCCGAGGGCGAGGGACGCAAGGACGGCGCCACGCACCGCCTGTCCGGCCGTGCCGCCGACAACCGGCTGGTGCACGTCGCGCTGCCGAGCGAGCTGGCCGAGGCCGACCGTCCGCGGCCGGGGGACCTGGTGACCGTGGAGGTCACCCGGGCCGCGCCGCACTTCCTGGTCGCCGACTCCGGGCTGACCGGTGGCGGCTTCGCGGTCCGGCGCACCCGGGCCGGGGACGCCTGGGCGCGCGGCGACGAGCACAGCCACGGCGAGGCGGGCGACGCCTGCGGCACCGGCGCCCCGGCGGGTCCGGTGCTGCTCGGACTGCCGACGCTCAAGTAG
- a CDS encoding amino acid ABC transporter ATP-binding protein: MAQTDTAPLVVLEGVQKHFGDLHVLRDINLTVRTGEVVVVIGPSGSGKSTLCRTINRLETIDEGTISVAGTPLPAEGKQLARLRADVGMVFQSFNLFAHKTVLENVTLGPIKSKRQTKAEAKRSAQELLERVGVANQAGKLPAQLSGGQQQRVAIARALAMKPQVMLFDEPTSALDPEMINEVLDVMTDLAKDGMTMIVVTHEMGFARRAAHRVVFMDGGQIVEEGTPDEFFTAPRTDRAKDFLSKILTH, encoded by the coding sequence ATGGCTCAGACCGACACAGCGCCGCTGGTGGTGCTCGAGGGGGTGCAGAAGCACTTCGGCGATCTGCACGTGCTGCGCGACATCAACCTGACCGTGCGCACGGGCGAGGTCGTCGTGGTGATCGGCCCCTCCGGCAGCGGCAAATCCACCCTCTGCCGCACGATCAACCGGCTGGAGACCATCGACGAGGGCACGATCAGCGTCGCCGGGACCCCGCTGCCCGCCGAGGGCAAACAACTGGCCCGACTGCGCGCCGACGTCGGGATGGTGTTCCAGTCCTTCAATCTCTTCGCGCACAAGACGGTGCTGGAGAACGTCACCCTCGGACCGATCAAGTCCAAGCGGCAGACCAAGGCCGAGGCGAAGCGATCGGCCCAGGAACTGCTGGAACGGGTCGGCGTCGCCAATCAGGCGGGCAAGCTCCCCGCCCAGCTGTCCGGCGGTCAGCAGCAACGGGTGGCCATCGCCCGCGCCCTGGCGATGAAGCCCCAGGTGATGCTGTTCGACGAGCCGACCTCCGCCCTCGACCCGGAGATGATCAACGAGGTCCTGGACGTGATGACCGACCTCGCCAAGGACGGCATGACGATGATCGTCGTCACCCACGAGATGGGCTTCGCCCGCCGCGCCGCACACCGGGTGGTGTTCATGGACGGCGGCCAGATCGTCGAGGAGGGCACCCCCGACGAGTTCTTCACCGCACCGCGCACCGACCGCGCCAAGGACTTCCTGTCGAAGATCCTCACGCACTGA
- a CDS encoding glutamate ABC transporter substrate-binding protein — MHRIARTGAAVAALGLTLAACSSGGSDSGSTDGGSNSSDKLTVGIKFDQPGLGLQQGGDYTGFDVDVARYIAEQLGYSEDQIEFREAPSAQRENLLSNGQVDMIVATYSITDERKQTVDFAGPYFVAGQDLLVAEDSDITGPEDLDGQLLCSVTGSTPAQRIKDDYAGDVQLQEFDGYSECVEALAAGTIDAVTTDDIILAGFAAQDAYAGKLKVVGNPFSEENYGVGLPKDSDMCQDVTDAITAMIDDGTWEKLLDENLGDANYTPNADLNPPTPESCS; from the coding sequence ATGCACCGCATCGCTCGCACCGGAGCGGCCGTCGCCGCCCTGGGCCTGACCCTCGCCGCCTGCTCGTCCGGGGGCTCCGACTCCGGATCCACCGACGGCGGATCGAACAGCTCCGACAAGCTCACGGTCGGGATCAAGTTCGATCAGCCGGGACTCGGCCTGCAGCAGGGTGGGGACTACACCGGCTTCGACGTCGACGTGGCGCGGTACATCGCCGAGCAGCTGGGCTACTCCGAGGACCAGATCGAGTTCCGGGAGGCCCCCTCGGCGCAGCGGGAGAACCTGCTGTCGAACGGGCAGGTCGACATGATCGTCGCCACCTACTCGATCACCGACGAGCGCAAGCAGACCGTCGACTTCGCCGGGCCGTACTTCGTCGCCGGGCAGGACCTGCTGGTCGCCGAGGACTCGGACATCACCGGCCCCGAGGACCTGGACGGGCAGCTGCTCTGTTCGGTCACCGGCTCCACCCCCGCGCAGCGGATCAAGGACGACTACGCCGGTGACGTCCAGCTGCAGGAGTTCGACGGCTACTCCGAGTGCGTCGAGGCCCTGGCCGCCGGGACGATCGACGCGGTGACCACCGACGACATCATCCTGGCCGGATTCGCCGCGCAGGACGCCTACGCCGGGAAGCTCAAGGTGGTCGGCAACCCGTTCTCCGAGGAGAACTACGGCGTCGGCCTGCCCAAGGACTCCGACATGTGCCAGGACGTCACCGACGCGATCACCGCGATGATCGACGACGGCACCTGGGAGAAGCTGCTGGACGAGAACCTCGGCGACGCGAACTACACCCCGAACGCCGACCTCAACCCGCCGACGCCCGAGTCGTGCAGCTGA
- a CDS encoding amino acid ABC transporter permease, whose product MGDYWADFSELFSQYNVIAAFLTTLELSGLAAVGSLVIGTVIAVMRVSPVPSMRAAGAFYVNTIRNTPLTLIIVFCSLGLFYTMGLSLADRESPTFLDDNNLRLAVLGLSVYHAAFVAEALRSGVNTVPTGQAEAARSIGLGFGQAMRIVILPQAFRGAIAPLGNALIALIKNTTVASAIGVAEASALMKTMIEFRPDVIFAVFLLFALGFVIIVLPTGVLITWASRRLAVQR is encoded by the coding sequence ATGGGTGACTACTGGGCGGACTTCAGCGAGCTGTTCAGCCAGTACAACGTCATCGCCGCCTTCCTGACGACGCTCGAACTGTCAGGACTGGCGGCGGTGGGGTCGCTGGTGATCGGCACCGTGATCGCCGTGATGCGGGTGTCGCCGGTGCCGAGCATGCGGGCCGCCGGGGCGTTCTACGTCAACACGATCCGGAACACCCCGTTGACCCTGATCATCGTGTTCTGCAGCCTCGGGCTGTTCTACACGATGGGCCTGTCGCTGGCGGACCGGGAGTCGCCGACCTTCCTGGACGACAACAACCTGCGGCTCGCGGTGCTCGGGCTGTCGGTGTACCACGCGGCCTTCGTCGCCGAGGCGCTGCGCTCCGGGGTGAACACGGTGCCCACCGGGCAGGCCGAGGCGGCACGATCGATCGGTCTCGGCTTCGGCCAGGCGATGCGGATCGTGATCCTGCCGCAGGCGTTCCGGGGGGCGATCGCCCCGCTCGGCAACGCCCTGATCGCCCTGATCAAGAACACCACCGTGGCCTCGGCGATCGGGGTGGCGGAGGCGTCCGCCCTGATGAAGACCATGATCGAGTTCCGGCCGGACGTGATCTTCGCGGTGTTCCTGCTGTTCGCGCTCGGCTTCGTGATCATCGTGCTGCCCACCGGCGTGCTGATCACCTGGGCGTCCCGACGACTGGCGGTGCAACGATGA
- a CDS encoding amino acid ABC transporter permease, whose product MSDLLFDAPGPRARRRMLIANIVAGLVLLVIAGFFVKALADKDQLTAAKWSPFATADVWQYYLLPGLRGTLVAAGISIVTSLVFGLVFGLGRVSTLRPVRWFCGVVVEFFRAVPVLLMMIFGWLFLGQLQILPVQQLPLVAVVIGLTLYNGSVVAELIRSGVYGLPRGQREAGLAVGLTEGSTLWSVLLPQALVAMLPALVSQLVVILKDSALGYLITYVELLRQGRQIGTTYQNLIPALIVVAIIFILVNVLLGALANRLARRLRGRTAGTVRAAAPAVAGVRTTV is encoded by the coding sequence ATGAGCGACCTGCTGTTCGACGCCCCCGGGCCGCGCGCCCGGCGGCGGATGCTGATCGCCAACATCGTCGCGGGCCTGGTCCTGCTGGTGATCGCGGGCTTCTTCGTCAAGGCGCTCGCCGACAAGGACCAGCTCACCGCCGCCAAGTGGTCGCCGTTCGCCACCGCCGACGTCTGGCAGTACTACTTGCTGCCCGGACTGCGCGGCACCCTGGTGGCGGCCGGCATCTCCATCGTCACCTCGCTGGTGTTCGGCCTCGTGTTCGGCCTGGGCCGGGTGTCCACGCTGCGTCCGGTGCGCTGGTTCTGCGGGGTGGTGGTCGAGTTCTTCCGCGCGGTCCCGGTGCTGCTGATGATGATCTTCGGCTGGCTGTTCCTGGGTCAGCTGCAGATCCTGCCGGTGCAACAGCTGCCACTGGTCGCGGTCGTGATCGGCCTGACGCTCTACAACGGGTCCGTGGTCGCCGAGCTGATCCGCTCCGGTGTCTACGGTCTGCCCCGCGGTCAGCGCGAGGCGGGGCTGGCGGTGGGGCTGACCGAGGGGTCGACCCTGTGGTCGGTGCTGCTCCCCCAGGCCCTGGTCGCGATGCTGCCCGCGCTGGTCAGCCAGCTGGTCGTCATCCTCAAGGACTCGGCGCTCGGGTACCTGATCACCTACGTCGAGCTCCTGCGCCAGGGTCGGCAGATCGGCACCACCTACCAGAATCTGATCCCGGCGCTGATCGTGGTGGCGATCATCTTCATCCTGGTGAACGTGCTGCTCGGGGCGTTGGCGAACCGGCTCGCGCGTCGCCTGCGCGGCCGCACGGCCGGGACGGTGCGGGCGGCGGCACCTGCCGTGGCGGGCGTCCGCACCACGGTGTGA